The window caaatgttttatattatttctaaaataaagaaaccttTGATTACTCGTGTAAAGTGAATAGTAAttagagtttagtgttataaaacCATTTATAGTAACTGTTGTTTTATGTTAGAAACGCCGAATTGTAATCATAATCTCTTGGCTCTCGGACTAACTGTGTAGTATTGTGAAACATATTTGTTCGTTCTgaacaatggcccggcatggccaagcgtgttaaggcgtgcgactcgtaatctgagggtcgcgggttcgcatccccttcgcgccaaacatgctcaccctttcagccgtgggggcgttataatgtgcgatcactcccactattcgttggtaaaagagtagcccaagatttggcggtgggtggtgatgactagctgcctttcctctagtcttacactgctaaattagggacggctagcacagatagccctcgagtagctttgtgcgaacatCAAATAACAAGCAAACAATCGTCTGAACATGTGATTTTCTCCGTGAGTTGTTATCTCATtcaaatatgttatattaaataatgcttTTGATCATTTAATGTATCACATAAACTTTTTTAACACGTGGttgataattaaaacaatatgttttaactAAGGTATTGACTTTTTAGGACAAGAAATTTAATTAACTGattaattagtgttaagtgtCCTTTGTAAGATTAATTAATACTAATTAGTGCTAAGTGTCATTTGTGGgattaaattaataatagtagTGTTAAGTGTCATTTGTaggataattaataataattagtgttGAGTGTCCTTTGTAggatttattaataattagtgttaagtgTCATTTGTaggataattaataataattagtgttaagtgTCCCTTTGTAGGactgattaataataattagtgttaagtgTCCTTTGAaggattaattaataataatagtgttaactgtCCTTTGTAGGATAATTCATAATATAGTGTTAAGTGTCCTTTATaggattaattaataataattaatgttaagtGTCCTTTGTAGGATTAATTAGtaataattagtgttaagcaTCCTTTTTAATGCCGATTTAATTACAAATGACCTTATCAGTGGCATAGCgctatgtctgcgaactcacactgctgtaaaccgggttttaatacccgtggtggagagagcacagataacccattgtgtagctttgtgcttaattaaaaacaaacaaacacaattataaattagttaattataaatgttttaagtaattGGTGTTAAGCATCCTTTTAAGGGCGAATTAATTAACCAATGAATTAGTTTTCATCATCTTTTTTTATGAGAGCTTAATAATAAATGGATTAATTAACTCTCAGATTAATATTCAATTATATTCTTGTACagatatgtatttaaattttaataccaTTATTAAGGATATTTCACttcactattacatttatatcaatCTCTGAAACATAAATTTCCTAATGAAATTTTATAATGCAAGTATAATTTTACGACTGCTGTaggtttgattttaatttcaatataaatGCATCTATAATCGTAGGCAAATACGTTCGTTTCAAAAGTCAATAacacattttctttcatatttgtaCGACCGAATAGAAAACGATCCTAATACATGTAGTTCATGTTGACtgaagtttctattgttgagTATTGTAAGTGGAACTTCGATAAAAACAGAAGGAGAAAAATTACGATAAgaactattttttatagtttacaCACTATTCAGTATTCTTGCGCTGCAATTCTCCTTCATTTTGCATATAGGCTGAAATTATAGCttctaagaaagaaaattatccaGAACTGTGAGGTGACAGCTAACGTATAAATATGAGTTAAGCAATGATAAAAGACGTACACGTAAATTCTTTTCCACATTTAAGAATGATAAACGAGATTGTACAAGTCGTATTTTTAGAGTTATTTGTTAACGCTCTTAGCTGTTAACTCCTTGCTCTGACCGTCTGCTGGAAATGTACTTGTTTACCATATAACGTTTGATTTCTAAGTTTTTTACTAAAAGTGTTCAAGGACATATGCTGAAATTGCTCAAATTTTCAACCTTATCTTACGAAGGATCTAAGAGAATTACACAAACACCGTCTATGACCAAAATGACTGTAGTAGGGAATTAGCCAGCAAGGTATAATGGACTATTTTGGTGTTAATTATGAATAAATCATTATAAGTGATCCGCTATTTAACGCACTCCTAAATAGATATAATGATAACTTCCTACTGGttaattgattgtttggaattatgcacaaacctacacaatggactatctgtgctctgcccactatgggtatcaaaactcggtttctagcagtgtaagtccaagGACATATcgatgtgccactaggggcatcagtttaaatgataccttCCCATGATAGCTCTNNNNNNNNNNNNNNNNNNNNNNNNNNNNNNNNNNNNNNNNNNNNNNNNNNNNNNNNNNNNNNNNNNNNNNNNNNNNNNNNNNNNNNNNNNNNNNNNNNNNNNNNNNNNNNNNNNNNNNNNNNNNNNNNNNNNNNNNNNNNNNNNNNNNNNNNNNNNNNNNNNNNNNNNNNNNNNNNNNNNNNNNNNNNNNNNNNNNNNNNNNNNNNNNNNNNNNNNNNNNNNNNNNNNNNNNNNNNNNNNNNNNNNNNNNNNNNNNNNNNNNNNNNNNNNNNNNNNNNNNNNNNNNNNNNNNNNNNNNNNNNNNNNNNNNNNNNNNNNNNNNNNNNNNNNNNNNNNNNNNNNNNNNNNNNNNNNNNNNNNNNNNNNNNNNNNNNNNNNNNNNNNNNNNNNNNNNNNNNNNNNNNNNNNNNNNNNNNNNNNNNNNNNNNNNNNNNNNNNNNNNNNNNNNNNNNNNNNNNNNNNNNNNNNNNNNNNNNNNNNNNNNNNNNNNNNNNNNNNNNAATATAACACATTTCATTCACCCGCTAGCAGTTTGAAATGTGTACAAAGGTATATGATGCTTGTTTTACTTATACAAAGTGAAGCaaatacttgttgttgtttttttaacaattttaccttatatatatactaattataacaaacaaaaccactacttgttataaacaaaacttcaACAATTTCCTCTTTACCtctgtatttcatttaaaatattgctctatTCTGAAAAGCTATGAAAGGTTTTCCTTAACCATAacaagaattaataaaataaatacaaaacaaaatatcaggTTAATATATTTACCCCCAGTCTGTTTGACAGCTTGAGATGCTCCTGATTTTGCTGCCGCATCAAAACCTGCTAAAATTTCTTTCATCGGCTTCCTTTGTCGTTCACGAATTGATTCTTCCACCAGATCGCGCTGCGGTTGTGCCACAACAGATTTTCATCTAAACCAGGCTTAcctatacaaagaaaataaatagccacgttgtttatgaaaacaaatatatatattgattttataaaaaaaagtttccacTTTAGTCTCCtaaattacagttgttttttattagatcTGACTGATATTTAACCGAAAATAAATTTACCTTTGCTGCTTACATTAACGAAAACTATCTCGTATAAATATTGAtatctagttttatttcaaagaaagaaaCGGAGACATTGCCATCTTCCACGAGACAGCATCCATACAAATATAtcatctaaccaattatcatgttCATTAAACATTCTGAActgcttttaatgttttatgtaaacttACACTCGCTGTTACCAGGACTGTAACGTACCTTCTTTGTATATGTTAATATCCATAGTTTTAGGTCCACCGGCAGGAGCTGATTTAGCCATACCATCATACATAGCTAGTGTTCGTCTTTCTTCTCTTCTGCTTCCTCTGACGTTGTTTGACGGCATCTTCACGTTCTTTTCTCTGTTTTTCATCATTTCTTCTCGCTTTGCTATGGAAGCGAACTTGTATGTTACAGAGTTATGTTATAATTCTACACTAATACTCTACAAAGAATCGCCAATTTGAGCACAAGTCTTTTCAGGTACCTAAATAATAtgataatcatatatatatatattcattttagtttaaactgttattttgtgagaaaaatattgtcaaatgaataaagtgtgtgaaaaaaaaaatgtattacaatattTAGAAGTACTAGTGGAGTCCCCCCCCCCTTGGGACAAGGGTAAGTCTTCAGATAAAATCAGGGGTctgattccctcggtggacagagcagataacTTGATGTAAGTTAGTGAAGTTCGTGGTCCATGTGACGTGTCATCATACTGAACAGAGCTTGTGCctcatgtttgtttgtattttaaaagcacaaaactacacaatgggatattttcACTGTGTCATCTCGAATAAAGCTCAGAATTTGGCGTTTTAAGCCTTCAAAGCTTATGCTTAGTCACTGGGAGAAAGCCTGTACCGGAGAAAGtcaactaaaatatttcaaacacacacattacCAACTAAATTACAccatttaatatgttattttcttcGAGGGAGATCGAGTGACCAGCATTTaagcgtgtgtttttttttttataatatgagGTCAATTTCCACTAGTCGTTAGTAAataagagcccaagagttggcggcgggtgccTTCTTCTAGGCTGTCGTTTTCATATTACGTTGCATAGTATGTTACATCCTTGTGTGGGCCCTCCTGTAATATATAGTACAGTGTGAAAgattgtttatttacttaaaaaagaCAGAATATTGAGGTTAGAAACTAGAAAGtattttgtctgttttgaatttttgcgcaaagctacatcgctagccgtccataatttatcagtttaagataagaataaaggcagctagtcatcaccacccaccaactctttggctactatgttaccaacgaatagtgggattgaccgtcacattataacgcccccacggctgaaagagcaagtatgtttagtTGCGACTCGgattcgaacgtcttaaccatctggccatgccgggccaactagaATTTAAGCTTATTATTACAAATgaaccaaaatattatttcaaacaagagttgtttgtgttgtttttcaattgtttatatgaaaaatacatagaaataaaaataatgtttaaatacagCATAACGAACTTTAATTCGTAAAACTAGCTTTTAAATAGAATTTGATTTAGGAGGTAATGTAACTTTTGGTGCGTGTGCATGAATGATCTTAATATGTATCCTATAGACTgttcagaaaaaatatatataatctttaaaTGTAGTAATCAAACACACAGaatggttttgttgttttgaagtcAAGTTTTTACAGAAAACAGTTATTACCCTTTACAGATCTTACACAATTCAGTGCtttgtatacattaaaattcCAGGTGACACCCTAATGGTAGTAACACGTGAGAAAGTATTTGATATTGGATCTCAGGATGATGCTCCTTAATTTAATACGGTGTTAGgacttgtgtgttttcttatagcaaagtcacatcgggttatctgctgagcccaccgcggtatatcgaacccctgagtttagtattgtgaatccggagacatactgttgtactagcgggggatatTTCAGGACTTATCTACATCAGTTTGTTTGctggagaaatatttttttttaatcgaaCACGTAGACGAGTAAAGATTTGCAAATGAATGAAATATACTTTTTAGATCATTTCTATCACGTggatataaatataaacactgaTATTGAAATTGAACTGAACTTCATGGGCGGAAACATTGGATTTTACAAAAAGACCTGATTACTTCATAATAGCAACTGTCACGTGATGCATTACTAACATCTAGAGGCCTGTCACGTGATGCATTACTAACCTCTAGAAGCTGATTAGTTTAAAATGGAAACTGTTACGTGATGCATTACTAACCTCTAGAGGCTGATTAGTTTATAATGGAAACTGTCACGTGATGCATTACTAACCTCTAGAGGCTGATTAGTTTATAATGGAAACTGTCACGTGATGCATTACTAACCTCTAGAGGCTGATTAGTTTATAATGGAAACTGTCACGTGATGCATTACTAACCTCTAGAAGCTGCTTGAACCTCTCGAAGTCGTGCTCTCACTAATTTCCTCTGATCAATATCTTCTGTGTTATCTATCTGAGGAGTCATGAAACAGTATAAAGCGAGACACCATAACCGCTCATACAGGACAATAAAAAAGTTCATGTCCTATATATAcatcaactaataaaataacaaagattaCTAATATATCTTTCACTTACCAGTTTCTTTTCTCAACATTTTGATTTATAAAGTTCCTGTTTAAATTATTAACGTTTCAGCTTGTGcttctaacatttttatttataaagttcctGTTTAAATTATTAACGTTTCAGCTTGTActtctaacatttttatttaatgtttcaaaatttctACTTTGTTTAGAACATTCTGGtttatatttctaaagtttttaCCTTTCGCTTTCTTTTTCACCGTttcgttt of the Tachypleus tridentatus isolate NWPU-2018 chromosome 13, ASM421037v1, whole genome shotgun sequence genome contains:
- the LOC143238991 gene encoding uncharacterized protein LOC143238991, whose product is MGDDSRVVNGVDLASVDDEAFLYQLIDNTEDIDQRKLVRARLREVQAASRAKREEMMKNREKNVKMPSNNVRGSRREERRTLAMYDGMAKSAPAGGPKTMDINIYKEGKPGLDENLLWHNRSAIWWKNQFVNDKGSR